A section of the Telopea speciosissima isolate NSW1024214 ecotype Mountain lineage chromosome 3, Tspe_v1, whole genome shotgun sequence genome encodes:
- the LOC122655006 gene encoding protein RESTRICTED TEV MOVEMENT 3-like translates to MALFSSDGEEVLSRTIRGEPPTHFALRIKSFSLLKNSLLERYDSGDFEAGGYKWKLILYPKGNKNKNGEGHISIYLVMSETNSLSPGWEVHALFRLFVLDQLRDKYLTLQDANGRARRFRSTMTQSGFDKFITLKGFIDPNKGFLVDDTCVFGAEVFVQRESVAGKGESLLITSGTVSCNHTWKIDKFSELDKEFNYSEVFTAAGYKWRVTLYPNGWGEEEGKSLSLFLGLNDSTTLLPGRGVYVEYQLRVVDQVNSKHMENECEMHHWFNDSTEAYGFEDFLSLNSFRDQSKGYLVKDVYIIEAHILLIGAIGERCLHH, encoded by the exons TACTGTCAAGAACAATAAGAGGTGAACCTCCAACTCACTTCGCACTTAGGATTAAGTCATTTTCCTTGCTCAAAAATTCCTTACTTGAAAGATACGACTCTGGGGATTTCGAAGCTGGTGGCTACAAATG GAAACTGATTCTGTACCCAAAAggaaacaagaacaaaaatgGGGAAGGGCACATCTCTATCTACTTGGTAATGTCGGAGACAAATTCCCTCTCTCCAGGTTGGGAGGTCCATGCTTTGTTCAGGCTGTTTGTGCTTGACCAACTTAGGGACAAGTACTTGACACTCCAAG ATGCcaatggaagagcaagaagatTCCGTTCAACAATGACTCAATCTGGATTCGACAAATTCATTACCCTGAAAGGATTCATTGACCCTAATAAGGGATTCCTGGTCGACGACACTTGTGTGTTTGGAGCTGAAGTCTTTGTCCAGAGAGAGAGTGTTGCAGGCAAAGGGGAGAGTTTGTTGATAACATCCGGAACTGTCAGTTGTAACCATACCTGGAAGATAGATAAGTTCTCTGAATTGGATAAGGAATTCAATTACTCTGAGGTCTTCACTGCTGCTGGTTATAAATG GAGAGTGACACTTTATCCCAATGGTTggggagaagaggaaggcaAAAGCCTTTCTTTGTTCCTGGGGTTGAATGATTCAACAACCCTTCTTCCTGGCCGAGGAGTGTATGTGGAGTATCAATTGCGAGTGGTCGACCAGGTCAACAGCAAGCACATGGAAAATGAATGTGAGA TGCATCACTGGTTTAATGACTCAACTGAGGCATATGGTTTTGAAGATTTCCTCTCACTCAATAGTTTTAGAGATCAATCGAAGGGTTACTTGGTGAAAGATGTCTACATCATTGAAGCACACATTCTACTCATTGGAGCAATTGGTGAAAGATGTCTGCATCATTGA